The Kocuria turfanensis genome contains the following window.
GGTGCGGGACGGTCGCGGGCAGCAGGGACCGTGCGAGCCGGGTGGGCACCTCGTAGTCGGGGATCGCGACCACCGGCATCACGTCCTCGTGCACGGTCACGGGGGCGCTGCGGTAGCCCTCGGGCCCGCTCCAGGAGATGACGAGGCCCCCGTAGAGGGACGGGGCCACGTTGTCCGGGTGGCCCTCCATCGCGGCGGCGACCTGCAGCAGCTGCCGGTCGTCGAGGGCGCGCCCGGCGGGCAGCAGCGCGTTCGCCGCGAGCACGCCCGCCACCACGGCGGAGGCGCTCGAGCCCATGCCCCGTCCGTGCGGGATGCGGTTGGTCGCCTCGAGCCGCAGTCCGGGCAGGTGCTCGACGCCCGCGGCGCGGAAGGCGGCGCGCATGGCGCGCACCACCAGGTGCTCCGCGGTGCGCGGCACGGCCTGCGAGCCCTCGCCGTGCAGCTCGAACTCCAGCCCCGCCTCGGTCACCGTCACGGCGAGGTCGTCGTAGTGGCCGAGGGCCAGGCCCAGGCTGTCGTAGCCGGGGCCCACGTTGCCCGTGGACCCGGGCACGCTCAGCTCGACCCGCTGCCCGATCTCGAACATCCGCGCCTACTCCAGGCCCAGCGCCGCGGCCACGGCCACGACGTCGAAGGGCACCCGCTTCGGCTCGGCCAGCGAGGGGTCCTCCAGCTCGGCGGCCTTCACGGCCCACTGCGGGTCCTTCAGCCCGTGGCCGGTCACGGTGATCACGATCGTGGCACCGGTGGGCGCCTCGCCGGCGGCGTGCTTCTGGAGCAGCCCGGCCACGCCCGCGGCGGAGCCGGGCTCCACGAACACGCCCTCCTGCGCGGAGAGCCAGCGGTGGGCGGCGAGGATCTCGTCGTCGGAGACGGAGCCGATGAGCCCGCCGGACTCGTCCCGGGCGGCGATCGCGGTGTCCCAGGAGGCCGGGTTGCCGATCCGGATGGCAGTGGCGATGGTCTCGGGCTCGGTGACCGGGTGGCCGAGCACCAGCGGGGCGGCGCCCTCGGCCTGGAAGCCCCACATCACGGGCAGCTTCGTCGACGCGGCCGGCAGCTCCCCGGCGGTCGCGGAGTCGTAGGGCCGGGCGTACTCCTGGTAGCCCTTCCAGTACGCGGTGATGTTGCCCGCGTTGCCCACCGGCAGCAGGTGGTAGTCCGGGGCGTCGCCGAGGGTGTCGACCACCTCGAACGCGCCGGTCTTCTGCCCCTCGATCCGGTAGGGGTTCACGGAGTTCACCAGGAACACGGGGTAGGACTCGGAGAGCTTGCGGGCGACCTCCAGGCAGTTGTCGAAGTTGCCGTCCACCTGGAGGATGTCCGCCCCG
Protein-coding sequences here:
- the thrB gene encoding homoserine kinase, encoding MFEIGQRVELSVPGSTGNVGPGYDSLGLALGHYDDLAVTVTEAGLEFELHGEGSQAVPRTAEHLVVRAMRAAFRAAGVEHLPGLRLEATNRIPHGRGMGSSASAVVAGVLAANALLPAGRALDDRQLLQVAAAMEGHPDNVAPSLYGGLVISWSGPEGYRSAPVTVHEDVMPVVAIPDYEVPTRLARSLLPATVPHHDASVNAGRTALLVEALTRRPELLLPATEDRLHQPYRASAMPPSARLMADLRERGLPAMISGAGPTVLVLAAGAAQAEATEGALAELVPAGAGAAGVSWRVLRLRVDGQGAKLEKHPQKIQG
- the thrC gene encoding threonine synthase, whose translation is MAHVWQGVINEYRDRLPVTDSTEVITMGEGGTPLIRARALSELTGNTVWLKFEGMNPTGSFKDRGMTMAITKAKEEGAEAVVCASTGNTSASAAAYAKQAGLTCAVLVPEGRIAMGKLSQAVAHGADILQVDGNFDNCLEVARKLSESYPVFLVNSVNPYRIEGQKTGAFEVVDTLGDAPDYHLLPVGNAGNITAYWKGYQEYARPYDSATAGELPAASTKLPVMWGFQAEGAAPLVLGHPVTEPETIATAIRIGNPASWDTAIAARDESGGLIGSVSDDEILAAHRWLSAQEGVFVEPGSAAGVAGLLQKHAAGEAPTGATIVITVTGHGLKDPQWAVKAAELEDPSLAEPKRVPFDVVAVAAALGLE